The proteins below come from a single Nocardiopsis gilva YIM 90087 genomic window:
- the sph gene encoding sphingomyelin phosphodiesterase, producing the protein MYKRIASVLLTVLAISGLTGIAPAAADSRPSPTIATYNVFFLPKALYPNWGQDKRADLIADDGVVADQDVVVFQELFDNSSADRLRAAISETHPYGTPVVGRSRSGWDETTGYRDETTTNGGVSVHSVWPIVRKEQHIYSSSCGSDWFSNKGFAYAEIETPDGPLHVVGTHMQSEDSACTSGQAARIRSEQLAQIRSFLDRKQIPDDEQVYLAGDLNIIGGSTEYEEAVEALDAVAPDFSGAEYSWDPSTNSVAADQYPGYDPEHLDYVLPIRNGAAPQSFRNETRAVKSEPWTVSSWGKEYTYTDYSDHYPVFGGTA; encoded by the coding sequence ATGTACAAGCGAATAGCCTCCGTCCTGCTGACCGTTCTCGCGATCTCCGGCCTCACCGGGATCGCACCAGCAGCAGCCGATAGCAGGCCCTCCCCCACGATCGCCACGTACAACGTCTTCTTCCTCCCCAAGGCCCTGTATCCGAACTGGGGCCAGGACAAGCGCGCCGACCTCATCGCCGACGACGGCGTCGTCGCCGACCAGGACGTGGTCGTCTTCCAGGAACTGTTCGACAACTCCAGCGCCGACCGGCTGCGGGCGGCCATCTCCGAGACGCACCCCTACGGCACCCCCGTCGTCGGCCGGTCCCGGTCGGGCTGGGACGAGACCACCGGGTACCGGGACGAGACCACGACCAACGGTGGCGTAAGCGTCCACAGCGTGTGGCCGATCGTCCGCAAGGAGCAGCACATCTACTCCTCGTCCTGCGGCTCCGACTGGTTCTCCAACAAGGGTTTCGCCTACGCCGAGATCGAGACCCCGGACGGCCCGCTGCACGTCGTCGGTACGCACATGCAGTCCGAGGACAGTGCCTGCACCAGCGGCCAGGCCGCGCGTATCCGCTCCGAGCAGCTCGCCCAGATCCGCTCCTTCCTGGACCGCAAGCAGATCCCCGACGACGAGCAGGTCTACCTGGCCGGTGACCTCAACATCATCGGCGGCTCCACCGAGTACGAGGAGGCGGTCGAGGCACTCGACGCCGTCGCTCCCGACTTCAGCGGGGCCGAGTACTCGTGGGACCCCTCGACCAACTCGGTCGCCGCGGACCAGTACCCGGGCTACGACCCCGAGCACCTCGACTACGTCCTGCCCATCCGCAACGGGGCCGCGCCGCAGTCCTTCCGCAACGAGACGCGTGCGGTGAAGAGCGAACCCTGGACGGTCAGTTCCTGGGGCAAGGAGTACACCTACACCGACTACTCCGACCACTACCCCGTGTTCGGCGGCACGGCCTGA
- a CDS encoding UDP-glucose dehydrogenase family protein: MVADKQRVSGAEPTRTGPSRISVIGTGYLGATHAACMAELGFDVLGLDVDQAKIDALSSGQLPFYEPGLEEVLTRNLANGRLRFTTSYDEVAEFADVHFICVGTPQRGDSNAADLTYVESAVESLGPRLARPTVVIGKSTVPVGTAACSAARLQTLAPAGDGVEVGWSPEFLREGFGVEDTLRPNRIVIGTDSPRVEAAMREISAAQIEQNIPFLVTDLQTAELVKVAANAFLATKISFINAMAEVSEAAGADVMQLAQALSYDDRIGGKFLGPGLGFGGGCLPKDIRAFMARADELGVEPALSFLREVDAINQRRRARTIDIARTLIGGGFAGRTVGVLGASFKPNSDDIRDSPALDVASTISSLGATVTVYDPEALDNARQVHPELNYAHSMLEAVRDAEVVLLLTDWAEFRDADPDELAKMVAEPHIVDGRNALDPTHWRARGWTYRALGRP, encoded by the coding sequence TTGGTCGCAGACAAGCAGCGGGTCAGCGGCGCTGAGCCCACGCGGACGGGCCCCAGCAGGATCTCGGTCATCGGGACGGGATACCTGGGTGCCACACACGCCGCCTGCATGGCCGAACTCGGCTTCGACGTGCTGGGCCTCGACGTGGACCAAGCCAAGATCGACGCCCTGTCCTCCGGCCAGCTCCCCTTCTACGAGCCCGGCCTGGAGGAGGTCCTGACCCGCAACCTGGCCAACGGCCGACTGCGGTTCACCACCTCCTACGACGAGGTCGCCGAGTTCGCCGACGTCCACTTCATCTGCGTGGGCACGCCGCAGCGCGGCGACTCCAACGCCGCCGACCTCACCTACGTCGAATCGGCCGTCGAGTCCCTGGGGCCCCGGTTGGCCCGTCCGACGGTCGTGATCGGCAAGTCCACCGTGCCGGTGGGCACCGCCGCCTGCAGCGCGGCCCGGCTGCAGACCCTGGCTCCAGCCGGCGACGGCGTCGAGGTGGGGTGGAGCCCGGAGTTCCTGCGCGAGGGCTTCGGCGTGGAGGACACGCTGCGCCCCAACCGGATCGTGATCGGCACCGACTCGCCCCGCGTCGAGGCCGCCATGCGCGAGATCTCCGCCGCGCAGATCGAGCAGAACATCCCGTTCCTGGTCACCGACCTGCAGACCGCCGAACTGGTCAAGGTCGCCGCCAACGCCTTCCTCGCTACCAAGATCTCCTTCATCAACGCCATGGCCGAGGTCTCGGAGGCCGCGGGCGCCGACGTCATGCAGCTGGCCCAGGCGCTGTCGTACGACGACCGGATCGGCGGCAAGTTCCTCGGGCCGGGCCTGGGCTTCGGCGGCGGGTGTCTGCCCAAGGACATCCGCGCGTTCATGGCCCGCGCCGACGAGCTGGGCGTGGAGCCCGCGCTGTCGTTCCTGCGCGAGGTCGACGCCATCAACCAGCGGCGCCGGGCGCGCACCATCGACATCGCGCGCACGCTGATCGGCGGGGGGTTCGCCGGGCGCACGGTCGGTGTGCTGGGGGCGTCGTTCAAACCCAACTCGGACGACATCCGCGACTCGCCCGCGCTGGACGTCGCGTCCACGATCTCCTCCCTGGGGGCGACGGTGACGGTGTACGACCCCGAGGCTCTGGACAACGCGCGGCAGGTGCACCCGGAGCTGAACTACGCGCACTCGATGCTGGAGGCGGTGCGTGACGCGGAGGTCGTGCTGCTGCTGACCGACTGGGCCGAGTTCCGCGACGCCGACCCGGATGAGCTGGCCAAGATGGTGGCCGAGCCGCACATCGTGGACGGCCGCAACGCGCTGGACCCGACCCACTGGCGCGCCCGGGGCTGGACCTACCGCGCCCTCGGACGCCCCTAG